The region ATCTGCTCGAATTGCCTTGGCGGTTGCAAGGGCACGACCGGCCCGCCCAGCATCAATCCTGCAACGGGAAAACCGTACGGCCGCTCTTTTCCGCTTATAACCATGGGAGACATGGTGGACGTCCAGGCGATGCTCGTGCGGCATCTGGGAATAGAAAAACTGCACAGCGTTATCGGTGGATCCATGGGAGGGATGCAGGCCCTGGAATGGGCAGTGCGGTATCCTGACGCGGTCAGATGCGCTGTGGTGATTGCTGCAACTGCGCGGCTTTCACCCCAAGGCATTGCGTTTAACTGGGTCGGCAGAAACGCGATTTACTGCGATCCTGCGGCAGCCTGCCCGGACGAAAAGCACGGCCATGTCTACCAAAAAATGGGCAGAGGCCTGGCAATCGCGCGCATGATAGGCCACATCACTTACCTGTCTGAAGAGACGATGGAGGCCAAGTTCGGCAGGCAACTCAGGCTCAAAGACATGAACGGTTACAGTTACAGCCTGGGCGAGAACGGAAAGGAAGGCGGTGAGTTCGAAGTCGAGTCTTACCTCGAACACCAGGGCAGCTCGTTCATGAGGAGGTTCGACGAGGATTCGTACGTGATCATCACCAAAGCCATCGACTATTTTGATCTGGAATGGACGTACGGCTCTCTTGTAAACGCGTTCAAAAACATTTCGGCAAAAATGCTCATCATGTCTTTCAACTCGGACTGGTTATACCCCACCGCCATGTCCCTGGCCATAGTACGCGCCTTGATGGCAGCGAAGAAGGATGTTTCGTTCGTGGAGCTTGACCTCCCGTACGGACACGACTCTTTCCTCGTAAATGCCGGCATTCCGTCCTTGACACGTATAGTGAGGGGGTTCCTGAACGGTGCGCGCTGAAGTAGTTGAATTTAGGAGCCCTTTTCACCAGTTTGAGGTCGGGTTCAACGTTATCATTGACCTCATCACCCCCGGCACGCGGGTCTTGGACTTGGGTTGTGGTTCGGGAACGCTCTTGCAGCGTCTGCGAGACGAAAAGGACGTTGAAGGATGTGGCGTAGAACTCGATCAGGACAAGGTCATTCGATGCAT is a window of Desulfomonile tiedjei DNA encoding:
- a CDS encoding homoserine O-acetyltransferase, which produces MPTGPIKEYADSDGLYGRVDTQYAEFEGITLQSGVFLGPLKVAYETYGTLSPERDNAVLILHALSGDAHVAGIDSNGRLGWWDAMIGPGKGIDTNEYFVICSNCLGGCKGTTGPPSINPATGKPYGRSFPLITMGDMVDVQAMLVRHLGIEKLHSVIGGSMGGMQALEWAVRYPDAVRCAVVIAATARLSPQGIAFNWVGRNAIYCDPAAACPDEKHGHVYQKMGRGLAIARMIGHITYLSEETMEAKFGRQLRLKDMNGYSYSLGENGKEGGEFEVESYLEHQGSSFMRRFDEDSYVIITKAIDYFDLEWTYGSLVNAFKNISAKMLIMSFNSDWLYPTAMSLAIVRALMAAKKDVSFVELDLPYGHDSFLVNAGIPSLTRIVRGFLNGAR